The Streptomyces camelliae genome window below encodes:
- a CDS encoding GntR family transcriptional regulator yields MARTTPHEPDQSHESAQSHEPAPHDDRPLYGRIAALLLDELRAGTIPPGERLPGERHLATHYGVSRETVRQALEVLRRGGLVATDRRGSHATLPGRPVKAPATPVFPLGARSADPCAVDRATVTWEAPPPEHARALGMAPHRPTLVHRYRSSTPDGRSLRTAVTSFSAVALAEVAELARYRDRADGATPAQLLRAYDWMRKAGLALHHRDAISQVGDASSVRVTRRVHDQYARPLEITDLVVNEQDMLVYEFTLPAAG; encoded by the coding sequence ATGGCCCGCACCACCCCGCACGAACCCGACCAGAGCCACGAATCCGCGCAGAGCCACGAACCCGCACCGCACGACGACCGGCCCCTGTACGGGCGGATCGCGGCTCTGCTGCTCGACGAACTGCGCGCAGGCACCATTCCCCCGGGCGAACGGCTGCCGGGCGAACGGCACTTGGCCACGCACTACGGGGTCAGCCGGGAGACCGTCCGGCAGGCCCTGGAGGTGCTGCGGCGCGGCGGTCTGGTCGCGACCGACCGGCGCGGCAGCCACGCCACGCTGCCCGGCCGGCCGGTCAAGGCCCCGGCGACGCCGGTGTTCCCGCTGGGCGCCCGCTCGGCGGACCCGTGTGCGGTCGACCGGGCCACGGTGACCTGGGAGGCGCCGCCGCCGGAGCACGCGCGGGCGCTGGGCATGGCCCCGCACCGGCCGACACTGGTGCACCGCTACCGGTCGTCCACGCCGGACGGCCGCTCGCTGCGGACGGCGGTGACGTCGTTCTCGGCGGTGGCGCTGGCCGAGGTCGCCGAGCTGGCCCGGTACCGGGACCGGGCCGACGGGGCCACGCCCGCGCAGCTGCTGCGGGCCTACGACTGGATGCGCAAGGCCGGTCTGGCCCTGCACCACCGGGACGCCATCAGCCAGGTCGGCGACGCCTCCTCGGTGCGGGTGACCCGGCGGGTGCACGACCAGTACGCCCGGCCGCTGGAGATCACCGACCTGGTGGTGAACGAACAGGACATGCTGGTCTACGAGTTCACGCTGCCCGCCGCGGGCTGA
- a CDS encoding acetylxylan esterase: MALFDLSLAELHAYRSESTEPEDFDAFWGKTLEEAREHELDARFEPVDTGLSTVEVYDVTFAGFGGHPVKGWLRLPAGATEPLPLIVEFIGYGGGRGLAHENLLWASTGRAHFTMDTRGQGSTWGAGGGTADPVGAAPAYPGFMTRGIDAPENYYYRRVFTDAVRAVEAARSHPLTDAARTVALGASQGGGIALAVGGLVPDLAAIAPDVPFLCDFPRATILTDRHPYREVGLFLKTHRGRSAEVRRTLAYFDGVHFAARGRAPALFSAALEDQTCPPSTVFAAFNAWAHEDKAIEVYDFNDHEGGGPFHEAAKVRWLRSYA, encoded by the coding sequence ATGGCCCTGTTCGACCTTTCCCTCGCCGAACTGCACGCGTACCGCAGCGAGTCCACCGAGCCCGAGGACTTCGACGCCTTCTGGGGCAAGACCCTGGAGGAGGCGCGCGAGCACGAGCTGGACGCCCGTTTCGAGCCGGTGGACACCGGGCTGTCGACGGTCGAGGTGTACGACGTGACGTTCGCCGGGTTCGGCGGTCACCCCGTCAAGGGCTGGCTGCGGCTGCCGGCCGGCGCGACGGAACCCCTGCCGCTGATCGTGGAGTTCATCGGGTACGGCGGCGGGCGCGGACTGGCGCACGAGAACCTGCTGTGGGCCTCGACGGGCCGGGCGCACTTCACCATGGACACCCGCGGCCAGGGCAGCACCTGGGGCGCGGGGGGCGGCACGGCGGACCCGGTGGGCGCGGCTCCGGCGTACCCGGGCTTCATGACGCGGGGCATCGACGCGCCCGAGAACTACTACTACCGGCGGGTGTTCACGGACGCCGTGCGCGCGGTCGAGGCGGCCCGTTCGCATCCGCTGACCGACGCGGCGCGCACGGTGGCGCTCGGCGCCAGTCAGGGCGGCGGCATCGCCCTGGCCGTCGGCGGTCTGGTCCCGGACCTGGCCGCGATCGCGCCCGACGTGCCGTTCCTGTGCGACTTCCCGCGCGCGACGATCCTGACGGACCGTCATCCGTACCGGGAGGTGGGCCTGTTCCTCAAGACGCACCGCGGCCGCTCGGCGGAGGTGCGGCGCACCCTGGCGTACTTCGACGGTGTGCACTTCGCGGCGCGGGGCCGGGCGCCGGCGCTGTTCTCGGCCGCCCTGGAGGACCAGACCTGTCCGCCGTCGACGGTGTTCGCGGCCTTCAACGCCTGGGCGCACGAGGACAAGGCGATCGAGGTCTACGACTTCAACGACCACGAGGGCGGCGGCCCCTTCCACGAGGCGGCGAAGGTGCGCTGGCTGCGGTCGTACGCCTGA
- a CDS encoding Rv1733c family protein, translated as MRTQVRGWRWQRNPLRRRSDVVEAWTVLVVTVLLFVVAPLAGAAAGLHAHDQARALAAAARAERHQVRAVVIGDPPRRVPAVEGDRQRPYRAEVRWTEPGKGTRTTWARVPSGTRTGDTVSVWFDARGRAVAPPPGDAAVWQHAVTVGVCAAGGTAAVVLFGYAVERRIALRRRMAEWERAWARTGPRWTQHQA; from the coding sequence ATGCGGACCCAGGTGCGTGGCTGGCGCTGGCAACGCAATCCGTTGCGGCGCCGCTCGGACGTCGTGGAGGCGTGGACGGTGCTGGTGGTCACCGTCCTGCTGTTCGTGGTGGCGCCGCTGGCCGGGGCGGCCGCGGGCCTGCACGCGCATGACCAGGCCCGGGCGCTCGCGGCGGCGGCCCGCGCCGAACGCCACCAGGTGCGCGCCGTGGTGATCGGCGACCCGCCCCGGCGGGTGCCGGCGGTGGAGGGCGACCGTCAGCGCCCCTATCGCGCCGAGGTCCGCTGGACCGAGCCCGGCAAGGGCACCCGTACCACCTGGGCCAGGGTGCCCTCCGGGACCCGTACCGGCGACACGGTCTCCGTGTGGTTCGACGCGCGGGGCCGCGCGGTCGCCCCGCCCCCGGGCGACGCGGCCGTCTGGCAGCACGCGGTGACCGTCGGCGTGTGCGCGGCGGGCGGTACGGCCGCTGTCGTGCTGTTCGGGTACGCCGTGGAGCGGCGGATCGCGCTGCGCCGCAGGATGGCGGAGTGGGAGCGCGCGTGGGCGCGGACCGGGCCGAGGTGGACCCAGCACCAGGCCTGA
- a CDS encoding ferredoxin reductase, whose amino-acid sequence MTETVTTNPAVTRFAVPGRIAVSDQAAAVWRTATLTEIRRETAHAATFRLAVPGWAGHLPGQHLLLRLTAPDGYTAQRHYSIASAPDDSGHIELTLDHVPDGEVSGWFHTVARPGDTVEVRGPLSGFFAWQGDRPALLLGAGSGVVPLMSMVRHHRQRGLTVPLRLLVSARSPEELFYASELGAETAPVFTRSAPQGVPVGRMAAAHVAPLLSEQPPGGWEAYVCGSNGFAEHASRLLVAAGQPVERIRIERFG is encoded by the coding sequence GTGACTGAGACGGTGACGACGAACCCGGCGGTGACCCGGTTCGCGGTGCCCGGGCGGATCGCGGTGAGCGACCAGGCCGCGGCGGTCTGGCGGACGGCCACACTCACGGAGATCCGGCGCGAGACAGCGCACGCGGCCACGTTCCGGCTGGCCGTGCCGGGCTGGGCGGGGCATCTGCCCGGACAGCATCTGCTGCTGCGGCTGACCGCGCCGGACGGCTACACGGCGCAGCGCCACTACTCCATCGCGTCGGCACCCGACGACTCCGGGCACATCGAACTGACTCTCGACCATGTGCCGGACGGTGAGGTCTCCGGCTGGTTCCACACCGTGGCCCGGCCCGGGGACACGGTCGAGGTGCGCGGACCGCTGAGCGGCTTCTTCGCCTGGCAGGGCGACCGGCCCGCGCTGCTGCTCGGTGCCGGTTCCGGGGTCGTACCGCTGATGTCGATGGTGCGGCACCACCGGCAGCGCGGCCTCACCGTGCCGCTGCGTCTGCTGGTGTCCGCGCGCAGCCCCGAGGAGCTGTTCTACGCGTCGGAGCTGGGCGCGGAGACGGCGCCCGTGTTCACACGCAGCGCCCCACAGGGGGTGCCCGTGGGGCGTATGGCGGCCGCACATGTGGCACCCCTCCTGTCCGAGCAGCCTCCAGGTGGGTGGGAGGCCTATGTATGCGGGTCCAACGGCTTCGCCGAGCACGCCTCCCGGCTCCTGGTCGCCGCCGGCCAGCCGGTGGAACGGATCCGGATCGAACGCTTCGGCTGA
- a CDS encoding sulfite oxidase-like oxidoreductase yields MNVTRGFTGRPRVHNPGLPPGQYDAGEDWPVLSAEVTPDLAPADWSFRIDGLVERPHTWDWDAAHALPESAYAGDIHCVTGWSKFGVRFGGVSLDAFFHRVRPQVSATHAVACSHTGYTANLPLADLTGGRAWIVWEYDGEPLPSEHGGPARLIVPHLYFWKSTKWIAGLTLLDHDEPGFWERNGYHERGNPWEEQRYSGD; encoded by the coding sequence ATGAACGTCACGCGAGGCTTCACGGGCCGCCCGCGCGTACACAACCCCGGGTTGCCTCCCGGCCAGTACGACGCGGGCGAGGACTGGCCCGTCCTGTCCGCCGAGGTCACCCCCGACCTCGCCCCGGCCGACTGGTCCTTCCGTATCGACGGCCTGGTCGAGCGGCCGCACACCTGGGACTGGGACGCGGCGCACGCACTGCCGGAGTCGGCGTACGCCGGGGACATCCACTGTGTGACCGGCTGGTCGAAGTTCGGCGTGCGGTTCGGCGGTGTCTCGCTGGACGCGTTCTTCCACAGGGTGCGGCCCCAGGTGTCCGCCACACATGCCGTCGCCTGCTCCCACACGGGCTACACCGCGAATCTTCCGCTCGCCGACCTCACGGGCGGCCGGGCCTGGATCGTCTGGGAGTACGACGGCGAGCCGCTGCCGTCCGAGCACGGCGGCCCGGCGCGGCTGATCGTGCCCCATCTGTACTTCTGGAAGAGCACCAAGTGGATCGCGGGCCTCACCCTGCTCGACCACGACGAGCCCGGCTTCTGGGAGCGCAACGGCTACCACGAGCGCGGCAATCCCTGGGAGGAGCAGCGGTACTCCGGTGACTGA
- a CDS encoding NADP-dependent oxidoreductase translates to MPKAYVYTRHGGPEAEALTELDRPHPGPGEILIAVRAAGVNPVDWKMRQGFLRPGEHARDFPTVFGSEAAGVVAETGPGVTGFAVGDEVFGSTVHGGYAEYALLSADVTVHKPAALSFRDAATLPVAAATAYDGVRQLGLPGGTTLLVTGAGGGVGSAAVQIARAFGLRVVGVASEGKRDFVESLGAVHVASGPGLVERVRAAAPDGIDGVYDLIGGPVLAEAAELLKDRGKLITAGSPLEAVAALGGDRVQRARTAAVLDAVADLVVRGDLKPHVTRTFPLEQAGEALRAVEDGHTRGKIVIEVAA, encoded by the coding sequence ATGCCCAAGGCATACGTCTACACGCGGCACGGCGGACCGGAGGCCGAGGCGCTGACCGAACTGGACCGGCCGCACCCCGGCCCCGGCGAGATCCTGATCGCGGTCCGCGCGGCCGGGGTGAACCCCGTCGACTGGAAAATGCGCCAGGGCTTTCTCCGCCCCGGCGAACACGCCCGCGACTTCCCCACGGTCTTCGGCAGCGAGGCCGCCGGGGTCGTGGCGGAGACCGGCCCGGGTGTGACCGGGTTCGCGGTCGGCGACGAGGTGTTCGGCAGCACGGTCCACGGCGGATACGCGGAGTACGCGCTGCTCTCCGCCGACGTGACCGTCCACAAGCCGGCCGCGCTGTCCTTCCGTGACGCCGCCACCCTCCCGGTCGCCGCGGCCACCGCCTACGACGGCGTCCGCCAGCTCGGCCTGCCGGGCGGGACGACCCTGCTGGTGACGGGCGCGGGCGGCGGGGTCGGCAGCGCGGCCGTGCAGATCGCCCGCGCCTTCGGACTGCGGGTCGTGGGCGTGGCGAGCGAGGGCAAGAGGGACTTCGTGGAGTCGCTCGGCGCCGTCCACGTGGCCTCCGGTCCCGGCCTCGTCGAGCGGGTGCGGGCCGCCGCCCCCGACGGGATCGACGGGGTGTACGACCTGATCGGCGGCCCGGTGCTGGCAGAGGCAGCCGAGCTGCTGAAGGACCGCGGCAAGCTGATCACGGCCGGTTCCCCACTGGAGGCGGTCGCCGCGCTGGGCGGGGACCGGGTGCAGCGCGCCCGCACTGCCGCCGTTCTGGACGCGGTCGCCGACCTCGTCGTACGCGGCGACCTGAAGCCGCACGTCACCCGCACCTTCCCCCTGGAGCAGGCCGGCGAGGCGCTGCGCGCCGTGGAGGACGGGCACACCCGCGGCAAGATCGTCATCGAGGTGGCCGCGTGA
- a CDS encoding GNAT family N-acetyltransferase has translation MAGSAAATSHVLDNPALAALTGPHARFAERRGRVLRYPVDVSPWLALPDEPDARDWADAAALAGPGAEVPLLGFSGEVPEDWEITFRVEGVQLVDDGLVAEPDAEAVPLGPADVPEMLDLVARTQPGPFLPRTIELGTYLGIRRDGALIAMAGERLHPPGWTEISAVCTDPEHRGEGLATRLIRAVAHGIRERGETPFLHTGAQNTNAIRLYESLGFRLRRRTAFGAARAPEHLAGGRAAVPVA, from the coding sequence CTGGCCGGTTCCGCTGCCGCCACCTCCCACGTCCTCGACAACCCCGCCCTGGCCGCGCTGACCGGCCCGCATGCCCGCTTCGCAGAGCGGCGTGGGCGGGTGCTGCGGTACCCGGTGGACGTCTCCCCGTGGCTCGCCCTGCCCGACGAGCCGGACGCGCGGGACTGGGCGGACGCCGCCGCGCTGGCGGGTCCCGGTGCCGAGGTCCCGCTGCTGGGGTTCAGCGGTGAGGTGCCGGAGGACTGGGAGATCACCTTCCGGGTCGAGGGCGTTCAGCTCGTGGACGACGGCCTCGTCGCAGAGCCGGACGCGGAAGCGGTCCCGCTCGGCCCGGCCGACGTACCCGAGATGCTCGACCTCGTGGCCCGCACCCAGCCCGGACCGTTCCTGCCGCGGACCATCGAACTCGGCACCTACCTCGGCATCCGCCGCGACGGCGCGCTGATCGCGATGGCGGGGGAGCGGCTGCACCCGCCGGGCTGGACCGAGATCAGCGCGGTCTGCACCGATCCGGAACATCGCGGCGAAGGCCTCGCCACCCGGCTGATCCGCGCGGTGGCGCACGGCATCCGCGAGCGCGGCGAGACGCCGTTCCTGCACACGGGCGCCCAGAACACGAACGCGATCCGGCTGTACGAGTCGCTGGGTTTCCGGCTGCGCCGCCGTACCGCGTTCGGCGCGGCCCGCGCCCCGGAGCACCTGGCCGGTGGCCGCGCGGCGGTACCGGTGGCGTAG
- a CDS encoding MarR family winged helix-turn-helix transcriptional regulator, whose amino-acid sequence MSAAESAVETIQREMTIFARRARASAGRMHPELSLVSYTLLGHLEEQGGCRATDLAAHYALDKSTVSRQVAALERAGLIERRLDAEDHRVQVLHLTEAGQEILDRVTRSRRAAFRERLAGWPEEDLIRFAAYLERYNGGPGGTGSE is encoded by the coding sequence GTGAGCGCAGCGGAGTCGGCCGTCGAGACGATCCAGCGCGAGATGACGATCTTCGCCCGCCGGGCCCGCGCCTCGGCGGGCCGTATGCACCCCGAGCTCTCGCTGGTGTCGTACACCCTGCTCGGCCATCTGGAGGAGCAGGGCGGCTGCCGGGCGACGGACCTGGCGGCGCACTACGCCCTGGACAAGTCCACGGTGAGCCGCCAGGTGGCGGCACTGGAGCGGGCCGGGCTGATCGAGCGCCGGCTGGACGCGGAGGACCACCGGGTCCAGGTGCTGCATCTGACGGAGGCGGGCCAGGAGATCCTCGACCGGGTCACCCGCAGCCGCCGGGCCGCCTTCCGCGAGCGGCTCGCCGGCTGGCCGGAGGAGGACCTGATCCGCTTCGCGGCCTATCTGGAGCGGTACAACGGGGGCCCTGGCGGTACCGGGTCCGAGTGA
- a CDS encoding vWA domain-containing protein — protein sequence MTARAPGALDLGKLFAARLHAARARPYLATALFALRPVESRQVPTMAVDRYWRCYVFPAFVDRTALEELAAVWVHEVAHLLRDHHGRGDRVARERGLTGPAERLRMNIAADCEINDDVYGDGLVCPEDAVTPQKLGVPAGWLMEDYLRHVRLGPPLDRLGWLDCGSGADGLERAWELGPDGAHGLSEQERDAVRFRVAQGIRGAPGSAPQSWRRWAEEVFHPPQPWRQLLGSTLRSAVCAPGAGEDYHQGRPARRSAGVPKVVLPSLRRRPPRVCVVVDTSGSVSDAELGSALLEVAAICRALGGRRDLVSVLSCDAAARTVQPLCRAEGIELTGGGGTDLRTGFARALRTRPDVVVVLTDGQTPWPEARPACRTVVGLFSRAGGSYDENDPDHRPDEPPAWARVVTIGSGPG from the coding sequence ATGACGGCGCGGGCACCCGGGGCGCTGGACCTCGGCAAGCTCTTCGCGGCCCGGCTGCACGCGGCCCGCGCCCGGCCGTACCTGGCGACCGCGTTGTTCGCGCTGCGCCCGGTGGAGTCACGGCAGGTGCCGACGATGGCGGTCGACCGGTACTGGCGGTGCTACGTCTTCCCGGCGTTCGTGGACCGCACTGCGCTGGAGGAACTGGCCGCGGTCTGGGTGCACGAGGTGGCGCATCTGCTGCGCGACCACCACGGGCGCGGCGACCGGGTCGCCCGCGAGCGCGGACTGACCGGCCCGGCGGAGCGGCTGCGGATGAACATCGCCGCGGACTGCGAGATCAACGACGACGTCTACGGCGACGGTCTGGTGTGCCCCGAGGACGCGGTGACACCGCAGAAACTGGGGGTGCCCGCAGGCTGGTTGATGGAGGACTACCTCCGGCACGTCCGGCTCGGGCCGCCGCTGGACCGGCTGGGGTGGCTGGACTGCGGCAGCGGCGCGGACGGGCTGGAGCGGGCGTGGGAGCTGGGCCCCGACGGCGCACACGGACTCAGCGAGCAGGAGCGGGACGCGGTGCGCTTCCGGGTGGCCCAGGGCATCAGGGGCGCTCCGGGCAGCGCTCCGCAGAGCTGGCGGCGCTGGGCGGAAGAGGTGTTCCATCCGCCGCAGCCGTGGCGGCAGTTGCTGGGCTCGACGCTGCGCTCGGCCGTCTGTGCACCGGGTGCGGGCGAGGACTATCACCAGGGCCGTCCGGCACGGCGCTCGGCCGGAGTGCCCAAGGTGGTGCTGCCGAGCCTGCGGCGCCGTCCGCCGCGGGTCTGTGTGGTCGTCGACACCTCGGGCTCGGTCAGCGACGCCGAACTGGGCAGTGCGCTGCTGGAGGTGGCCGCCATCTGCCGGGCCCTGGGCGGGCGGCGGGACCTGGTCTCCGTGCTGTCCTGCGACGCCGCGGCCCGGACCGTGCAGCCGCTGTGCCGGGCGGAGGGCATCGAGCTGACGGGCGGTGGCGGGACGGACCTGCGCACCGGGTTCGCGCGGGCACTGCGGACCCGGCCCGACGTGGTGGTGGTGCTGACCGACGGCCAGACCCCGTGGCCCGAGGCGCGGCCCGCCTGCCGGACCGTGGTGGGCCTCTTCTCCCGGGCCGGCGGGTCGTACGACGAGAACGATCCCGACCACCGACCGGACGAACCACCCGCGTGGGCACGGGTGGTGACGATCGGTTCCGGGCCGGGCTGA
- a CDS encoding AAA family ATPase gives MTASALPVLPQLDVAETLLTLLRDSTTEPRADIQLEALTLAVAADLPVLLWGEPGIGKTAALTQLAAALDLPLTTVIASVHEPSDFSGLPVVGDDPAVQGVPMAPPDWAVRLVRAGRGLLFLDELSTAPPAVQAALLRLVLERRIGALRLPAGVRIVAAANPRSSAADGWELSPPLANRFVHLQWVHDHDVVVRGLGGTWPRAALPRLDAERLPEAVDFARRAVCAFLQARPGLVHRLPSGESRRGGAWPSPRSWEATLRLIAFATAAGSSRDVLSLLVRGTVGDGPGLELLASLDRMDLPDPESLLADPAGAVLPERGDLRQAALDGVVAAVRGRPERARWDAAWALLVRAMETGAPDVVVVPATTLASLRREDWEVPAAVERLAGVVSLSRRADEAARRSVRTAGARR, from the coding sequence ATGACTGCTTCCGCCCTGCCTGTCCTCCCTCAACTCGACGTAGCCGAGACCCTGTTGACCCTGCTCCGCGACTCCACCACCGAGCCGCGCGCCGACATCCAGCTGGAGGCACTGACCCTGGCCGTCGCCGCCGACCTCCCGGTCCTGCTGTGGGGTGAGCCCGGCATCGGCAAGACGGCCGCGCTGACCCAGCTCGCCGCCGCTCTGGACCTGCCGCTGACCACCGTGATCGCGAGCGTGCACGAGCCGTCCGACTTCTCGGGGCTGCCCGTCGTGGGCGACGATCCCGCCGTACAGGGCGTGCCGATGGCACCGCCGGACTGGGCGGTGCGGCTGGTGCGCGCCGGGCGGGGGCTGCTGTTCCTGGACGAGCTGTCCACCGCTCCCCCGGCCGTGCAGGCGGCGCTGCTGCGGCTCGTGCTGGAGCGGCGGATCGGTGCGCTGCGGCTGCCGGCCGGGGTGCGGATCGTGGCCGCCGCCAACCCGCGCTCCTCGGCCGCCGACGGCTGGGAACTGAGCCCGCCGCTCGCCAACCGGTTCGTGCATCTGCAGTGGGTCCACGACCACGACGTCGTCGTACGCGGTCTCGGCGGGACCTGGCCGCGGGCCGCCCTGCCCCGGCTCGACGCCGAACGGCTGCCCGAGGCGGTGGACTTCGCCCGGCGCGCGGTGTGCGCCTTCCTTCAGGCGCGGCCGGGGCTCGTGCACCGGCTGCCCAGTGGGGAGAGCCGGCGGGGCGGGGCATGGCCGTCGCCGCGCAGCTGGGAGGCGACCCTGCGGCTGATCGCCTTCGCCACGGCCGCCGGATCCTCGCGGGACGTGCTGTCGCTGCTGGTCCGGGGCACCGTGGGCGACGGTCCGGGGCTGGAGCTGCTGGCGAGCCTGGACCGGATGGACCTGCCCGACCCGGAGTCGCTGCTGGCCGACCCGGCCGGTGCCGTGCTGCCCGAGCGCGGGGATCTGCGCCAGGCCGCGCTGGACGGGGTGGTGGCCGCGGTGCGGGGGCGACCGGAGCGGGCCCGCTGGGACGCGGCCTGGGCGTTGCTGGTCCGGGCGATGGAGACCGGCGCGCCGGACGTGGTGGTCGTCCCGGCGACCACGCTGGCCTCGCTGCGCCGGGAGGACTGGGAGGTGCCGGCGGCGGTCGAGCGGCTGGCCGGGGTGGTGTCCCTGTCCCGGCGGGCCGACGAGGCCGCCCGCCGCTCCGTGCGGACCGCCGGGGCCCGGCGATGA
- a CDS encoding putative protein N(5)-glutamine methyltransferase, protein MLSPSSPSAVVSALRAAGCVFAEDEAELILATARSAEELTSMVDRRVAGLPLEQVLGWAEFHGLRIHVEPGVFVPRRRTEFLVGQALAQAPDASVVVDLCCGSGALGAALAAALDGAEVHAADIDPAAVRCARRNLAPFGGRAHEGDLYDALPPHVRGRVDVLMANVPYVPTAEVPLLPAEARDHEPLVALDGGADGLDVLRRVAAGAREWLAPGGCLLTETSERQAPAAVQAFADAGLTARLAVSEELYAHVVIGELP, encoded by the coding sequence GTGCTTTCCCCCTCTTCCCCTTCCGCCGTCGTCTCCGCGCTGCGCGCCGCCGGGTGCGTCTTCGCCGAGGACGAGGCCGAGTTGATCCTCGCCACCGCCCGCAGCGCCGAAGAGCTGACCTCGATGGTGGACCGGCGTGTCGCCGGGCTCCCGCTCGAACAGGTCCTCGGCTGGGCCGAGTTCCACGGTCTGCGCATCCACGTGGAACCGGGGGTGTTCGTGCCCCGCCGCCGTACCGAGTTCCTCGTCGGCCAGGCGCTGGCCCAGGCGCCGGACGCGTCCGTCGTCGTGGACCTGTGCTGCGGTTCCGGTGCCCTTGGCGCGGCCCTCGCCGCCGCCCTGGACGGTGCCGAGGTGCACGCCGCAGACATCGACCCGGCCGCCGTCCGCTGCGCCCGCCGCAACCTCGCGCCCTTCGGCGGCCGGGCGCACGAGGGCGACCTCTACGACGCCCTGCCCCCGCACGTGCGCGGCCGCGTCGACGTCCTCATGGCCAACGTGCCCTACGTCCCCACCGCCGAGGTGCCGCTGCTGCCGGCCGAGGCCCGCGACCACGAGCCGCTGGTCGCGCTGGACGGCGGCGCGGACGGCCTCGACGTACTGCGCAGGGTCGCCGCCGGGGCGCGCGAGTGGCTCGCCCCGGGCGGCTGCCTGCTGACCGAGACCAGCGAACGCCAGGCACCGGCCGCAGTACAGGCCTTCGCCGACGCCGGTCTGACAGCGCGTCTGGCGGTGTCGGAGGAGCTGTACGCGCATGTGGTGATCGGTGAACTGCCGTAA